The proteins below come from a single Bacteroidales bacterium genomic window:
- a CDS encoding flavodoxin family protein: MKVLLINGSPKRNGCTFTALSEVEKTLKEENIQTEIFHIGNKPIRGCFGCGKCRDLPSRCVFDDDVVNVGLAKAENADGFIFGSPVYYASANGAVIAFLDRFFYAGKYFAYKPGAAVVSARRGGTTAALDQLNKYFTISNMPVVPSQYWNMVHGNTPEEVEQDLEGLQIMRTLGRNMAWILKCIECGKKSGIVPKTEEPRMRTNFIR, encoded by the coding sequence ATGAAAGTTTTACTCATTAATGGAAGTCCTAAACGTAACGGTTGTACTTTTACGGCTTTGTCCGAAGTCGAAAAGACCTTGAAAGAAGAAAACATACAGACTGAAATATTCCATATCGGGAACAAACCAATTCGCGGATGCTTCGGTTGTGGAAAATGCAGGGATTTGCCAAGTCGCTGCGTTTTTGACGATGATGTGGTGAATGTTGGGCTTGCCAAAGCAGAAAATGCCGATGGTTTTATTTTTGGTTCACCTGTGTATTATGCCTCTGCAAATGGTGCCGTTATTGCATTTTTAGACAGGTTTTTTTATGCTGGGAAATATTTCGCTTATAAACCAGGAGCAGCCGTGGTTTCTGCCAGAAGAGGAGGTACCACTGCAGCTTTGGATCAATTAAATAAATATTTTACCATCTCCAATATGCCGGTAGTTCCATCCCAATATTGGAACATGGTACATGGAAATACACCTGAAGAGGTGGAACAGGATCTGGAGGGTCTGCAGATCATGCGTACTTTGGGAAGGAATATGGCATGGATACTTAAATGTATAGAATGTGGGAAAAAATCGGGGATTGTTCCTAAAACGGAAGAACCCCGCATGCGTACGAATTTTATACGTTGA
- a CDS encoding mechanosensitive ion channel family protein: MLEKVYYGNTLQDWGISLLIIIGALLLNKGISMLNKHVIRKVTAKSKNKLDDILFSTLEKPILLGIILVAIWIAATRLDISVKVRDVIGKSYQILTVLNITWFFALLIGALIDEYSFKKDEKTGKKQENKLLPLIKRGILILVWTIGLVTALNNVGVKVTTLLGTLGIGGVAVALAAQDTIKNIFGGITIFTDHPFHIGDTIRFDSYEGTVEDIGIRSTRVRTYDKQIVTVPNYRIMDASVTNISVEPKRRIVVKLGVTYDTSPAKMKEAINILTGLPKAIEEMDDKDLTAIFSDFADSALIITYTYFIKKSADILGTTSKVNFEILSRFNAAGLNFAFPTQTITISEQLLGKIEEKDPDKGMETSAKTSEQANTKDQ; the protein is encoded by the coding sequence ATGCTTGAGAAAGTTTATTACGGAAACACGCTTCAGGATTGGGGAATTTCTTTGTTGATCATCATCGGTGCCCTTTTACTGAATAAGGGTATATCCATGCTCAATAAACATGTAATCAGAAAGGTTACGGCAAAAAGCAAAAATAAACTGGATGACATTCTTTTCTCCACCCTCGAGAAACCAATACTGCTGGGAATTATCCTGGTAGCCATATGGATTGCTGCCACACGTCTGGATATCTCTGTTAAAGTACGTGATGTAATCGGCAAGTCATACCAGATCCTTACCGTACTGAACATTACCTGGTTTTTTGCCCTTTTAATTGGCGCTCTTATCGATGAATATTCATTTAAAAAAGATGAGAAAACAGGGAAAAAACAGGAAAATAAATTATTACCGTTGATCAAACGGGGCATCCTTATCCTTGTCTGGACCATCGGCTTGGTCACTGCCCTGAACAATGTGGGGGTAAAAGTGACGACTCTTCTCGGAACCCTGGGGATAGGAGGAGTTGCAGTTGCATTGGCTGCACAGGATACCATCAAAAATATATTCGGAGGTATTACCATTTTTACGGATCATCCGTTTCATATCGGCGATACCATAAGATTCGACAGTTATGAAGGTACGGTCGAGGATATTGGTATTCGCAGCACACGTGTACGGACTTACGACAAACAAATTGTGACGGTACCTAATTACCGCATCATGGACGCATCGGTCACCAACATATCCGTAGAGCCGAAAAGACGCATTGTAGTGAAGCTGGGAGTGACCTATGATACTTCTCCGGCCAAAATGAAAGAAGCGATAAATATACTCACCGGGTTACCCAAAGCAATAGAAGAAATGGACGATAAAGATCTGACAGCGATCTTCTCCGATTTTGCAGATTCAGCCCTGATCATCACTTATACCTATTTTATTAAAAAATCCGCCGATATCCTGGGTACCACCTCAAAAGTAAATTTTGAAATATTAAGCCGGTTTAATGCTGCCGGACTTAATTTCGCATTTCCCACCCAAACGATCACGATATCAGAGCAGCTTCTTGGAAAAATAGAGGAAAAAGATCCGGATAAAGGAATGGAAACAAGCGCAAAAACAAGTGAACAGGCAAATACAAAAGATCAATAG
- a CDS encoding transglutaminase-like domain-containing protein yields the protein MEQKIEFYRTHSMVSSPGEYSYMFDYQSSDILEICEKSFPLILNDFLVESNCMNIPECSKGGDMYISSMAKRLERVQVRMDLLRNGLGYDSFSIGNSRDISLLICSILRHNSIPSRVRSGFVTFLDPIKKTEHCICEVWNWEEERWQWIDGWMYQIERKMNLLPAEYSQILSIPDFCSLDVSPEFFIPGCEAWYRCRIRKDEFRLFGDISEGYHGEWFVRDNMIRDLFCLNKIEPLLNECWGKMGPENSFMDRILYHLYDQMALAMIMEDTPLEKIDFFCSLTNANVVHDAYEYAYS from the coding sequence ATGGAGCAAAAGATCGAATTTTACAGGACCCATAGTATGGTATCTTCTCCTGGAGAATATTCATATATGTTTGATTATCAATCTTCTGACATTTTGGAAATTTGTGAAAAAAGTTTTCCATTGATTCTGAATGACTTTTTGGTTGAATCGAATTGTATGAATATCCCTGAATGCAGCAAGGGAGGCGATATGTATATTTCCAGCATGGCAAAACGATTGGAAAGAGTTCAGGTACGCATGGATCTTCTCCGGAATGGATTGGGCTATGACAGCTTTTCTATAGGAAACAGCCGGGATATATCCTTACTGATTTGTTCGATTTTAAGGCATAACTCTATCCCGTCAAGGGTTAGGTCAGGATTTGTGACATTTCTTGATCCTATAAAAAAAACAGAACACTGTATATGCGAAGTCTGGAATTGGGAAGAGGAACGTTGGCAATGGATTGACGGATGGATGTATCAGATAGAGAGAAAAATGAATTTACTTCCTGCGGAGTATTCACAGATACTTTCAATCCCGGATTTTTGTTCCCTGGATGTGTCTCCCGAGTTTTTTATTCCAGGCTGTGAAGCTTGGTACCGGTGCCGGATACGTAAAGATGAATTCAGATTGTTTGGAGACATATCCGAAGGTTACCATGGAGAATGGTTTGTCCGGGACAATATGATCAGGGATCTGTTCTGCCTGAATAAAATTGAACCGTTACTGAATGAATGTTGGGGAAAAATGGGACCTGAAAATTCTTTTATGGATAGGATTTTATATCATTTATATGATCAGATGGCCCTTGCTATGATCATGGAAGATACGCCATTGGAAAAAATAGATTTTTTTTGCTCATTAACAAATGCCAATGTCGTTCATGATGCCTATGAGTATGCGTATAGCTGA
- a CDS encoding alpha-amylase — protein MKNGVMMQYFEWNLPNDGNLWNQLKADAAHLHEIGVTSVWIPPAYKADEQQDEGYATYDLFDLGEFEQKGTIRTKYGTKQELKEMIDELHKYQISVYLDAVMNHKVRGDFTEKFMAVEVDPQQRNHAISEEYEIQGWTGYNFPGREEKYSDFKWHWYHFTGTEYDDAARKTGVYRILGEGKHWSEGVDDENGNYDFLLGNDIDLNHPDVIQELNRWGVWVSDELNLDGMRLDAIKHMKNLFVKQFLDAIRAKRGNEFYAVGEYWKGDFDSLQQYLEEVDYKIDLFDVPLHYKMFQASHEGRDFDFTKFPEDTLVSKFPANAVTFVDNHDSQRGSSLESQIDAWFKPIAYGLILLIEKGYPCIFYGDYYGVKGEKSPHRPILDILLDARRKYAYGEQKNYFDHPNTAGFVRMGDNDHPGSGLAFLMSNGEDGDKIMNVGEQRKGEIWHEITGNVSEEITIDKKGNGQFLVHGGKLAVWAKK, from the coding sequence ATGAAAAACGGAGTAATGATGCAATATTTCGAATGGAATCTTCCCAATGACGGAAATTTGTGGAATCAACTCAAAGCCGATGCAGCACACTTACACGAAATAGGAGTAACATCCGTCTGGATTCCACCGGCCTATAAGGCTGATGAACAACAAGATGAAGGTTATGCCACTTATGATCTTTTCGACCTGGGAGAATTTGAACAGAAAGGAACCATACGCACAAAATACGGCACCAAACAGGAACTTAAGGAAATGATTGATGAACTGCATAAATATCAGATTTCCGTGTATCTGGATGCCGTGATGAATCATAAAGTCCGTGGAGATTTTACGGAAAAGTTCATGGCTGTGGAAGTGGATCCCCAACAGCGAAACCACGCAATTTCTGAAGAATATGAAATCCAGGGATGGACGGGGTATAATTTTCCCGGACGGGAAGAGAAATATTCCGATTTCAAATGGCATTGGTACCATTTTACAGGCACAGAATACGATGATGCAGCTAGAAAAACCGGCGTATACCGGATTTTGGGTGAAGGAAAACACTGGAGTGAAGGTGTGGATGATGAAAATGGCAATTACGACTTTTTGCTAGGTAATGATATCGATCTGAACCACCCTGATGTGATCCAAGAATTAAACCGTTGGGGAGTATGGGTATCGGACGAATTGAATCTGGACGGAATGCGACTGGATGCTATTAAACACATGAAAAATCTGTTTGTCAAACAATTCCTGGATGCAATAAGGGCAAAACGCGGAAACGAGTTCTATGCCGTAGGAGAATACTGGAAAGGCGATTTTGATTCATTACAGCAATACCTTGAAGAGGTAGATTATAAAATTGATCTGTTCGATGTTCCCTTACACTATAAAATGTTCCAGGCATCCCATGAAGGAAGGGATTTTGACTTCACAAAGTTTCCTGAAGATACCCTGGTATCAAAATTCCCAGCCAATGCAGTTACTTTTGTCGACAACCACGATTCTCAAAGGGGAAGTTCGCTCGAATCCCAGATCGATGCTTGGTTCAAACCGATAGCTTATGGATTGATTCTCCTGATAGAGAAAGGATATCCATGTATTTTCTACGGTGATTACTATGGTGTTAAAGGTGAAAAATCTCCCCACAGGCCCATCTTGGATATTCTGCTGGATGCCAGAAGAAAATATGCCTACGGTGAGCAGAAAAACTACTTCGACCATCCCAACACTGCAGGTTTCGTAAGAATGGGCGATAATGATCATCCGGGATCCGGTCTGGCCTTTCTGATGTCAAACGGAGAAGACGGAGATAAAATAATGAATGTCGGAGAGCAACGAAAAGGTGAAATATGGCATGAAATCACCGGTAATGTCAGCGAAGAAATAACAATAGATAAAAAAGGGAACGGACAATTTCTGGTCCATGGCGGAAAATTGGCCGTCTGGGCAAAAAAATGA